The Rhodoflexus caldus genome includes a window with the following:
- a CDS encoding LamG-like jellyroll fold domain-containing protein, which produces MINILRIPVLVICLFVFCGFSTYAQIDRTFWFAAPDISVTHGQDPITIRVTAFNTAATVTVSMPANPSFTPFVLNVPANTTVSQDMTPWLAQIETPFDAGGLPVTARKTGILLESTANISAYYEVNRSNNPDIFALKGKNALGREFYLPLQNVWNHQALATPGRSGFVVVATEDNTVVTITPTRTLEGGRTLNVPYTVTLNRGESYSGTVAGPISGGSAGAANMPAGTKITSDKPVAVTMFHDSINTSDGGCYDLAGDQLVPVNILGKEYGIVRSFLGFNGSSYSNNPERVVVMATQANTQVTWRRTTDAAATVVNLATAGAFTIINLTDAHIHASIVADKPIYVFHFGGFGCETGGALVPPLPCTGSRSVRFTRSTTDFFGVFILVKDTHIANFTSNFLTISPAHFQALPNLPGWVAARYDNISTTSLAAGATGSISNSSGLFHVGIINGGASSGTRYGYFSSFNSVNLGADINVSFGTNILLDAGPNGITYKWFRIPDDVTVLGTNQTLTVSVFTRGSYRVEVEGNDCVLRDTICIGTFEYVWEGGKDTNVNDPANWSVPCGLSGVPDCNYDVIIPPLSRRLGSHWPVIGNNATFSCRDLSLFATSQMTMNANSTLNICRHFRHEGTFNAVSSATVRFIGTVPQNYEFFVGKASGELPNVVLNNTTPLPHTFQTDAYLQVLDSANSRGNLIVQSNSTFTFQNGYVRTQGQRELVIKNRASNGLQGYNEAARRFVAGRLRRYTNSLGSYDFPVGLVRNTSNVTIVNAKQGTLRGNNGNLPTWQTANYSTGIGTTTVLDFNPTHNQYIELPAAVAIAGNAPRTVEMWARIRDFSGERGLFALGSTGTSLQDFSLRVNNGSSTNLNFRVQLWGSDIDVSNPPFIINNEWAHYAVTYDGATVRFYINGQLAVQGARNLNTVIGVENFLARWRNGYMNGQMDEVRIWNVARSQAEIDAGRNQLIDRCNPPAGLVAYYDFEEGSGNVINHRTAVCGLEKQYQLANVTFTTTSGVDNLLAYFNTFTPPTLTGLPLICNANFNCQMLNHGFWTINAFNAANNQINTSGNYNMTLYNRHYSNFGITCNTGTTVSATIVRRANGASPWQIGGGFCLNDNPNNTARGGMTGFSDFGTGQSPNLALLPVELIDFSARKQEKSALLQWQTVSEKGFNHFVLEKSRDGNTFFELAKVNGKGENGAAYEWIDTEPARVNYYRLKMVDKDGTFEYSKIVVVTFDDWQKELQAYPNPLTKGNGFFVNEAVNKISHIAVYNLLGQLIYQSVPQTAAVEQDAYVPANMSTGVYLVQIMLKSGDVQTVRLVVQ; this is translated from the coding sequence ATGATAAATATTCTGCGCATTCCTGTTCTTGTGATTTGCTTATTTGTGTTTTGCGGCTTCAGTACGTATGCTCAGATAGACCGTACCTTTTGGTTTGCTGCTCCTGATATTTCCGTAACACACGGGCAAGACCCGATAACTATTCGGGTAACAGCTTTCAATACAGCCGCAACGGTAACAGTCAGTATGCCGGCCAATCCTTCATTTACGCCATTTGTTTTAAACGTACCTGCCAACACAACTGTCAGCCAAGATATGACCCCATGGCTGGCGCAAATTGAAACTCCCTTTGATGCGGGAGGGTTGCCCGTAACAGCCCGCAAAACAGGTATTCTTTTAGAATCTACGGCCAATATTTCCGCTTACTATGAGGTGAACCGAAGCAATAACCCCGATATTTTTGCTTTGAAAGGCAAAAACGCTTTGGGGCGAGAGTTTTATCTGCCTCTGCAAAATGTGTGGAATCATCAGGCGCTGGCGACTCCGGGGCGCTCAGGTTTTGTTGTAGTGGCAACCGAAGATAACACAGTAGTTACCATTACTCCTACCCGAACATTGGAAGGTGGCAGAACATTAAATGTACCTTATACAGTAACACTCAACCGCGGTGAGAGTTATTCAGGAACTGTAGCGGGGCCTATCTCAGGTGGTTCGGCAGGTGCTGCCAATATGCCGGCCGGTACAAAGATTACCTCCGATAAACCGGTGGCTGTTACCATGTTCCACGATTCCATTAATACTTCCGATGGCGGTTGTTACGATTTGGCAGGCGACCAATTAGTGCCTGTTAATATTTTAGGAAAAGAATATGGCATCGTACGCTCATTTTTAGGTTTCAACGGCAGCTCTTATTCTAATAATCCGGAGCGGGTAGTGGTAATGGCCACGCAAGCAAATACGCAAGTAACTTGGCGGCGCACAACCGATGCTGCGGCTACGGTTGTCAATTTGGCAACAGCAGGTGCATTTACCATCATTAACTTGACCGATGCACATATACATGCTTCCATCGTCGCCGATAAACCTATTTATGTATTCCATTTCGGTGGTTTTGGTTGCGAAACGGGTGGTGCGCTTGTGCCTCCCTTGCCTTGTACAGGTTCGCGCTCGGTGCGTTTTACCCGCTCTACTACCGATTTTTTTGGTGTCTTTATTCTGGTAAAGGATACGCATATTGCAAATTTTACCTCTAACTTCCTGACTATCAGCCCTGCGCATTTTCAGGCATTGCCCAATTTGCCCGGATGGGTGGCGGCACGTTATGACAATATTTCTACGACAAGTCTTGCTGCCGGAGCAACAGGCTCCATCAGTAACTCCTCCGGGCTTTTCCATGTAGGCATTATCAACGGCGGAGCATCAAGCGGTACGCGCTACGGTTATTTTTCAAGTTTTAACTCGGTCAATCTCGGGGCCGATATCAACGTGTCTTTTGGTACCAATATCTTGCTGGATGCAGGCCCTAACGGTATCACTTACAAGTGGTTCCGCATACCTGATGATGTTACGGTGCTTGGTACTAACCAAACCCTGACGGTTTCCGTATTCACACGCGGCAGTTATCGGGTAGAAGTGGAAGGCAACGATTGCGTACTGCGCGATACGATTTGTATCGGTACATTTGAGTACGTTTGGGAAGGCGGCAAAGACACCAACGTAAATGACCCTGCCAATTGGAGTGTGCCGTGCGGCCTGAGCGGCGTGCCTGATTGCAATTACGATGTGATTATTCCGCCACTGTCGCGGCGATTGGGCTCACACTGGCCTGTTATAGGAAATAACGCTACGTTCAGTTGTCGCGATTTGTCGTTGTTTGCTACCAGCCAAATGACGATGAATGCGAACAGTACGTTAAATATCTGCCGCCATTTCCGACACGAAGGAACTTTTAATGCGGTGTCATCTGCTACCGTGCGGTTTATCGGCACAGTGCCGCAGAACTATGAATTTTTTGTCGGCAAGGCTTCCGGCGAACTTCCCAATGTCGTTCTGAACAATACCACACCATTGCCGCATACTTTCCAAACAGATGCTTATTTGCAAGTTTTGGACAGTGCCAACAGTCGCGGCAACCTGATTGTGCAAAGTAACTCCACTTTTACTTTCCAAAACGGTTATGTGCGCACACAAGGGCAGCGCGAATTGGTCATCAAAAATAGAGCCTCTAACGGTTTACAGGGATACAATGAAGCTGCGCGACGTTTTGTTGCCGGGCGACTGCGCCGCTATACCAACTCGTTGGGCAGCTATGATTTCCCTGTCGGCTTGGTGAGAAATACGAGCAACGTAACGATAGTCAATGCCAAACAAGGCACACTGCGCGGCAACAATGGCAATCTACCTACTTGGCAGACAGCCAATTACAGCACCGGTATAGGCACAACCACAGTGCTCGATTTCAATCCTACGCACAACCAGTACATTGAATTGCCTGCCGCGGTCGCCATTGCGGGTAATGCCCCAAGAACTGTGGAAATGTGGGCACGTATTCGCGACTTCAGCGGTGAGCGGGGACTGTTTGCCTTAGGTTCTACCGGTACCAGCCTGCAAGATTTTTCTTTGCGGGTAAATAATGGCAGCAGTACCAATTTGAATTTCCGCGTACAGCTCTGGGGTAGCGATATTGACGTGAGCAATCCGCCTTTCATCATTAATAATGAATGGGCGCATTATGCGGTTACTTACGACGGTGCTACGGTGCGTTTTTACATCAACGGGCAGTTGGCCGTTCAAGGTGCACGAAACCTGAATACGGTTATTGGTGTTGAAAACTTTTTGGCACGCTGGCGAAATGGTTACATGAACGGTCAGATGGACGAAGTGCGCATCTGGAATGTTGCCCGCTCGCAGGCAGAGATAGATGCAGGGCGCAACCAGCTCATAGACCGTTGCAATCCGCCTGCCGGCTTAGTGGCTTACTACGACTTTGAGGAAGGTTCAGGCAATGTTATCAACCACCGCACCGCTGTCTGCGGTTTGGAAAAACAATATCAGTTGGCTAATGTTACCTTTACAACCACATCGGGCGTAGATAACCTGCTGGCCTATTTCAATACGTTTACGCCGCCTACTTTGACAGGGCTGCCGTTGATTTGTAATGCCAATTTTAACTGCCAAATGCTCAATCATGGTTTTTGGACGATTAATGCGTTCAACGCTGCCAACAACCAGATTAATACCTCGGGTAATTACAATATGACGCTTTACAACCGCCATTACAGCAACTTTGGGATTACTTGCAACACCGGCACGACCGTCAGCGCTACGATTGTCCGTCGGGCAAATGGCGCAAGCCCATGGCAGATTGGCGGCGGTTTCTGTTTGAATGATAACCCTAATAATACAGCCCGTGGCGGCATGACCGGCTTTTCGGATTTTGGTACCGGACAATCGCCTAATTTGGCACTGTTGCCTGTTGAGTTAATAGATTTCAGCGCCCGCAAGCAGGAAAAATCCGCTCTGTTGCAATGGCAAACCGTCAGTGAAAAAGGGTTCAATCATTTTGTGCTGGAAAAGAGCCGCGACGGCAACACCTTCTTTGAACTGGCAAAAGTCAATGGCAAAGGTGAGAATGGTGCTGCTTATGAGTGGATAGACACAGAGCCTGCACGCGTCAATTATTATCGCCTGAAAATGGTGGATAAAGACGGCACTTTTGAGTACTCAAAAATTGTGGTGGTTACGTTTGATGATTGGCAGAAAGAGTTGCAAGCATATCCTAACCCGCTTACCAAAGGCAATGGCTTCTTTGTAAATGAGGCGGTTAATAAAATCAGCCATATTGCAGTGTACAACCTGCTTGGGCAATTGATTTATCAGAGTGTTCCGCAAACTGCCGCCGTAGAGCAAGACGCTTACGTGCCTGCCAACATGAGTACCGGTGTTTATCTGGTGCAAATCATGCTTAAATCAGGCGATGTGCAGACCGTGAGGTTAGTTGTGCAGTAA
- a CDS encoding DUF4178 domain-containing protein translates to MFNLFKKKDQNPPKPHYDPTNMKVTDLRIGFLFDYDLKTWEVTDEFEYDWGDNFFTYEYKIVSGSETLYMRIEEDDRVYCIFTQKMPFGKLGDAAQYFKEHQTAPSSIEFEGMTFYLERENPGFFRSTQDEDSVEMIQWDYLDDSGKHMLVIHQWDTQDFELSVGIIETADAVSNILPR, encoded by the coding sequence ATGTTCAATCTGTTTAAGAAGAAAGACCAAAATCCGCCAAAACCACACTACGACCCTACCAACATGAAGGTTACAGACCTTCGCATTGGCTTCCTGTTTGACTATGACCTCAAAACATGGGAAGTAACAGATGAGTTTGAGTATGATTGGGGCGATAATTTTTTTACTTATGAGTATAAAATTGTCAGCGGCTCCGAAACGCTGTATATGCGCATAGAGGAGGACGACCGAGTGTATTGCATTTTTACGCAAAAGATGCCTTTCGGCAAGTTGGGAGATGCGGCGCAGTATTTTAAAGAGCATCAGACTGCCCCTTCCTCCATTGAGTTCGAAGGAATGACCTTCTACTTGGAGCGCGAAAATCCGGGCTTTTTCCGCAGCACACAAGACGAAGATTCCGTAGAGATGATACAATGGGATTATTTGGATGATAGCGGCAAACACATGTTGGTTATCCACCAGTGGGATACACAGGATTTTGAACTGTCCGTGGGTATTATAGAAACGGCAGATGCTGTCAGCAACATTTTGCCGCGCTAA
- a CDS encoding class I SAM-dependent methyltransferase, whose protein sequence is MLPIQALTPASWPDYELIDCGNFEKLERFGKYIVARPEPQAVWDKSLPEQEWNKLAGAWFRREEGDKDRNSERGKWHTRPGQPDKWWMHYQRGKMDLQLKLSLSSFKHVGIFPEQAVNWDYLTEKIRSMKVPHPRLLNLFAYTGVASLAARHAGAEVTHVDSVKQVITWARESMEASRLDGIRWMVEDAPKFVAREIRRGNRYQGLVLDPPAYGRGPNGEKWVLEEQINELLKNCAQILDPDNYFCIINLYSIGFSPLIVENLVNGIFGKVAHMEIGELYLPDRFGKRLPLGIFCRFASY, encoded by the coding sequence ATGCTCCCCATACAAGCCCTCACACCGGCCTCGTGGCCTGATTATGAACTGATAGACTGCGGTAATTTTGAGAAGCTGGAACGCTTCGGCAAGTACATTGTTGCAAGGCCTGAACCACAGGCAGTTTGGGACAAATCGCTGCCGGAACAGGAGTGGAACAAACTGGCAGGGGCATGGTTTCGCCGCGAGGAGGGCGACAAAGACCGCAACAGCGAACGAGGCAAATGGCATACTCGCCCGGGGCAACCCGATAAGTGGTGGATGCACTACCAACGCGGCAAGATGGATTTGCAGTTAAAGTTGTCACTCTCCTCGTTCAAACATGTAGGCATATTCCCCGAACAGGCCGTAAATTGGGATTATCTGACCGAGAAAATTCGGTCTATGAAAGTACCCCATCCGCGCCTGCTGAATCTGTTTGCCTACACCGGTGTGGCATCGCTGGCCGCGCGCCATGCAGGTGCAGAAGTTACTCATGTGGACTCCGTGAAACAGGTAATCACTTGGGCGCGCGAAAGCATGGAAGCCTCCCGATTAGACGGTATCCGCTGGATGGTAGAAGATGCCCCTAAGTTTGTAGCCCGCGAAATCAGGCGCGGCAACCGCTATCAGGGGCTGGTTTTAGACCCTCCTGCCTACGGAAGAGGCCCCAATGGCGAAAAGTGGGTACTCGAGGAACAAATTAACGAGCTTTTGAAGAATTGCGCCCAAATACTCGACCCCGACAATTATTTTTGTATCATCAATTTGTATTCCATCGGCTTTTCGCCTCTGATTGTGGAAAATCTGGTAAACGGCATTTTTGGCAAAGTAGCTCACATGGAAATCGGCGAATTGTACCTGCCCGACCGCTTTGGTAAACGCCTGCCGCTGGGCATCTTTTGTCGTTTTGCGAGTTATTAA
- a CDS encoding vWA domain-containing protein, with amino-acid sequence MQWFSEFGLTEIVLIISFLLLYGLYIVRSYGLAKQLQTHARRVWIKFILRAVYFSLFIVALLGPSFGELIRKEVKSVGKDIYIAVDLSLSMNATDIQPSRLSKVKFELKRLVDNLTNDRIGLIIFSSEAFIQCPLTYDKGAIYTWIESLKTSLLPTSGTDFAQPLAMAHRKLTDTTEVQKKMPQSKMLILISDGEDFGDETQQMVKKFEQDEIRIFTVGVGTKEGGKIPFRDNSFKRDVSGREVITQLNSESLQSIADQTGGRYFEINANTVETNRLIETINQIEGELMDKKQLDVTTNNYFYFLFVAILLLVADILFTVNILRI; translated from the coding sequence ATGCAGTGGTTTAGCGAATTTGGCCTTACGGAAATTGTTCTCATCATCAGCTTTTTGCTGCTCTACGGCTTGTACATTGTGCGCAGCTACGGGCTGGCAAAACAGTTGCAAACCCATGCACGCCGCGTTTGGATTAAGTTTATCTTGCGTGCGGTTTATTTCAGCCTGTTCATTGTCGCACTGCTGGGGCCTTCCTTTGGCGAACTGATTAGAAAAGAAGTCAAATCTGTTGGCAAGGATATTTACATCGCCGTAGATTTGTCCCTTTCCATGAACGCTACCGATATTCAACCTTCTCGCCTTTCCAAAGTCAAATTTGAACTCAAAAGGCTGGTAGATAACCTGACCAACGACCGAATCGGTTTGATTATTTTTTCGTCGGAAGCCTTTATTCAATGCCCGCTGACCTACGACAAAGGTGCTATTTACACTTGGATTGAATCGCTGAAAACCTCGTTGTTGCCCACCAGTGGCACCGATTTTGCCCAACCACTGGCAATGGCACATCGCAAACTGACCGACACAACCGAAGTGCAAAAGAAAATGCCACAGTCCAAAATGCTCATCCTCATCAGCGATGGCGAAGATTTTGGCGACGAAACCCAGCAAATGGTCAAAAAATTTGAACAAGACGAAATTCGCATTTTCACCGTAGGAGTAGGCACAAAGGAGGGCGGCAAAATTCCTTTCCGCGACAACAGCTTCAAGCGCGATGTATCAGGCCGTGAGGTAATCACGCAACTCAACTCCGAATCGCTGCAAAGCATTGCCGACCAAACCGGCGGACGTTATTTTGAAATCAATGCAAATACGGTTGAAACCAACCGGCTGATAGAAACCATCAACCAGATAGAAGGCGAACTGATGGACAAAAAACAGTTAGACGTTACTACCAACAACTACTTCTACTTTCTGTTTGTGGCAATCCTTCTGTTAGTGGCAGATATACTTTTCACCGTTAATATTCTCCGTATTTAA
- a CDS encoding thioredoxin domain-containing protein — protein MKKHLLYWLSVFYMIASACTGQNKTGGESLDAVAFHQKMKSTANPVVLDVRTKGEFVKGHLANANCMDYNDDKFPDMVANLDKNKTYFVYCLSGARSAAAANYMRKNGFTQVYDMKGGILAWQKNNLPVEMPKVAAQDKISQQEYQRLINSQKVVLVDFYAPWCAPCKQMEPMLDELAKKHKGHVEIVRINIDENRQLAKSLQVEEIPVLKVFKNGQQTWHHKGLASKAEVEKAL, from the coding sequence ATGAAAAAGCATCTTCTATATTGGCTCTCAGTATTTTACATGATAGCATCGGCCTGTACCGGACAAAATAAGACCGGTGGCGAATCGTTAGACGCTGTTGCTTTCCACCAAAAGATGAAAAGCACTGCCAACCCTGTTGTGCTGGATGTGCGCACCAAAGGAGAATTTGTCAAGGGACATCTGGCAAATGCCAACTGTATGGACTACAACGACGACAAGTTTCCCGATATGGTAGCCAATCTGGATAAAAATAAAACTTATTTTGTTTATTGCCTCTCGGGCGCAAGAAGCGCGGCTGCCGCTAACTACATGCGCAAGAACGGCTTTACGCAGGTGTATGACATGAAAGGAGGTATTTTGGCATGGCAGAAAAACAACCTGCCCGTAGAAATGCCCAAAGTTGCCGCACAGGACAAAATTTCTCAGCAAGAATACCAACGGCTGATTAACAGCCAAAAAGTTGTACTGGTTGATTTTTACGCGCCTTGGTGTGCACCTTGCAAACAAATGGAACCCATGCTGGACGAATTGGCAAAAAAACACAAAGGGCATGTTGAAATTGTCCGCATCAACATAGACGAAAACCGCCAATTGGCAAAATCATTGCAGGTAGAAGAAATTCCGGTACTGAAAGTTTTCAAAAACGGACAGCAAACTTGGCATCACAAAGGCTTGGCAAGTAAAGCCGAAGTTGAAAAGGCACTCTAA
- a CDS encoding Rieske 2Fe-2S domain-containing protein has translation MLKNIGAVCIGCLLIMGLLGCERQQVTDPVPYVFVQKLIDLNNTFYQALRFDRGFVYETGGVRGLIIYRRAANAFIAFDRVCTHHPSNPCGVVEVEPTGFFIRCPCCRSAFDFEGNPINGPANFPMVRYRTSLSGSLLSINN, from the coding sequence ATGTTGAAAAATATTGGAGCCGTTTGTATCGGTTGCTTGTTGATAATGGGCTTGTTGGGCTGTGAAAGACAACAAGTTACAGACCCCGTGCCTTATGTTTTTGTGCAAAAACTGATAGACCTGAACAATACGTTTTATCAGGCGCTGCGCTTTGACAGAGGATTTGTGTACGAAACAGGAGGTGTTCGCGGCTTGATTATCTATCGGCGTGCGGCTAATGCTTTCATCGCCTTTGACAGGGTATGTACGCATCACCCGTCTAATCCTTGCGGGGTGGTGGAGGTAGAACCTACGGGTTTTTTTATACGCTGTCCCTGCTGTCGCTCGGCGTTTGATTTTGAGGGCAACCCGATTAACGGCCCTGCCAACTTCCCAATGGTGCGATACCGCACATCGTTGAGTGGTTCGTTGCTGAGCATTAATAACTGA